A DNA window from Gemmatimonadota bacterium contains the following coding sequences:
- a CDS encoding ABC transporter ATP-binding protein: MIRTQHLKKLYATEEVETTALNDVTMAVDVGEFVAIMGPSGCGKSTLLNILGLLDNPTGGEYHFVGEEVSAHSERQRANLRKNNIGFVFQSFNLIDELTVYENIELPLIYLGTSKAERKQRVEAAMEHMQILHRRNHFPQQLSGGQQQRVAVARAVIGNPKLILADEPTGNLDSANGTEVMELLIGLNEAGTTIIMVTHDQTLANHAHRIIRLFDGRIVQKAAA; the protein is encoded by the coding sequence ATGATTCGGACACAGCATCTCAAGAAGCTTTACGCGACGGAAGAAGTGGAGACGACGGCGCTCAACGACGTGACCATGGCCGTGGACGTAGGGGAGTTCGTGGCTATCATGGGTCCGTCGGGTTGCGGCAAGTCCACTCTCCTCAACATCCTCGGGCTCCTCGACAACCCCACAGGCGGAGAGTACCACTTCGTTGGCGAGGAAGTGTCCGCCCACTCCGAGCGGCAACGCGCCAACCTGCGCAAGAACAACATCGGCTTCGTCTTCCAGAGCTTCAACCTGATCGACGAACTCACCGTGTACGAGAACATCGAGCTGCCGCTGATCTACCTGGGCACTTCCAAGGCGGAGCGAAAGCAACGCGTGGAAGCGGCCATGGAACATATGCAGATTCTCCACCGGCGGAATCACTTTCCGCAGCAGCTTTCAGGCGGCCAGCAGCAGCGCGTGGCCGTGGCGCGGGCGGTCATCGGCAATCCCAAGTTGATTCTGGCCGACGAGCCGACCGGCAACCTGGACTCGGCAAACGGTACCGAGGTGATGGAATTGCTCATTGGCCTGAACGAGGCGGGCACGACTATAATCATGGTGACCCACGACCAGACGCTGGCCAACCACGCCCACCGAATCATCCGCCTCTTCGACGGGCGCATCGTGCAGAAAGCCGCGGCGTAG
- a CDS encoding glycosyltransferase family 4 protein, translating into MVDTAMRIAVIGHGFWPQVGGLERQIYDCAMGFTRRGHRVSILSISGENSESPQKELLKSPNAHPIEVYRFKVPSSRPDRDDPLQDLSIPLAFYKRSASDWAQLIQSADLICTFGVVPGIVGGIIKKTCQIPLVAVLPGIPDKSSPDFEEVLNSNANAFVSVSRYMQEKARALYDLEMINIYNGVDTDFFKPTHKNMKYGFLKNVSEELITSPVRLDPMKGIHILIEAFEKVHRSYDKATLLITGNGSVFHEMGTISPYHEYLLNMSDRMGLNDHVVFALGETSSEDMPALYSLSSVCVMTSISEGFGLGIAEAMACESPVVATRTEGMQEVFEDGIGGYYADVGNTDQIAERIIRILSDSELRRRMGKAAREHVVSTYSLDIQTDGYLKVFSSLCCKE; encoded by the coding sequence ATGGTGGACACAGCCATGCGTATAGCCGTAATAGGTCACGGATTCTGGCCTCAAGTAGGTGGACTGGAAAGGCAAATATACGATTGTGCAATGGGCTTCACCCGCAGAGGTCATAGAGTATCGATACTATCGATCTCTGGTGAAAACAGTGAGTCCCCTCAAAAAGAATTGTTAAAAAGCCCCAATGCCCATCCCATCGAGGTTTATCGTTTCAAGGTTCCTTCATCCAGACCTGACCGGGACGATCCACTTCAGGACCTTTCCATCCCTTTGGCATTTTACAAACGTTCGGCTTCAGACTGGGCACAGTTGATACAGTCCGCTGATCTCATTTGTACCTTTGGCGTGGTTCCGGGCATAGTGGGAGGAATTATAAAAAAAACGTGTCAGATACCGCTTGTTGCTGTACTTCCAGGTATTCCGGACAAGTCAAGTCCGGATTTTGAAGAAGTTCTGAACAGCAATGCGAATGCCTTCGTCAGTGTCTCAAGATACATGCAGGAGAAAGCCAGAGCGTTGTATGATCTCGAGATGATCAACATCTACAATGGAGTGGACACCGATTTCTTTAAACCGACACACAAGAATATGAAGTACGGCTTTCTTAAAAACGTGTCCGAGGAGTTGATTACCAGTCCAGTTCGTCTCGATCCGATGAAAGGTATCCACATACTCATCGAAGCATTCGAGAAGGTACATAGATCGTACGACAAGGCGACATTGTTGATTACAGGAAATGGAAGCGTATTTCATGAAATGGGTACGATCAGTCCATATCATGAGTATCTGTTGAATATGTCTGATCGCATGGGACTGAACGATCACGTGGTTTTTGCTTTAGGTGAAACCTCAAGCGAGGATATGCCGGCCCTTTATTCTCTGTCCTCTGTATGTGTAATGACCAGTATCAGCGAGGGATTCGGGTTGGGCATAGCGGAAGCAATGGCATGTGAATCGCCGGTAGTGGCTACACGAACAGAAGGCATGCAGGAGGTTTTCGAGGACGGCATTGGAGGTTACTATGCCGATGTTGGAAACACAGATCAAATTGCTGAAAGGATTATCAGGATTTTGTCAGATTCTGAACTCAGAAGACGTATGGGGAAGGCTGCCAGAGAGCATGTTGTCAGCACATACTCTCTTGATATTCAAACAGATGGTTATTTGAAGGTCTTCTCTTCGTTGTGCTGTAAGGAATGA
- a CDS encoding HlyD family efflux transporter periplasmic adaptor subunit has protein sequence MTGSRNDDKDPKSLVDMFTDERQREQPGTTDRQIEKKRFTPRRIALGGLAAAVIAFGAYALLSVNPSSLNVEAGKLTMAPVTYGPFLEYIVEQGAVMPLTTIYLDAVEGGRVEEVYVEQGTHVEQGTPILRLSNANLQLNVMQREAELFREVNALRQTRVTMEQRRLEMRGQLVELDFEMRKAEREFERQAALLEADLVSQQEYDEARDNLEYLTRKRSVTVETLRQDSLFQAVQIQQLEESIDRLQLNLNMVKENQENLTLRAPIAGLLSSLIAEVGESKPGGERLGQIDVEGAFKVRAAIDEHYIARIRSGQAGSFDFAGGSYDLVMSRVYPEVLEGQFEADMVFPEGMPEGLRRGQTLQVRIALGELADALQVPRGGFYQKTGGRWIYVLDPAGETAVRRAIRLGRQNSQYFEVLEGLEEGEQVITSMYDNFGDMERLVLQ, from the coding sequence ATGACTGGCTCACGTAACGACGACAAAGATCCGAAGAGTCTCGTGGATATGTTCACGGATGAAAGACAGCGTGAGCAACCAGGCACTACGGACCGACAGATCGAGAAGAAGCGTTTCACGCCGCGCCGGATCGCACTCGGCGGCCTGGCGGCCGCGGTAATCGCCTTCGGGGCCTATGCGCTGCTCAGCGTCAACCCGTCGTCGCTGAACGTCGAGGCCGGCAAGCTGACCATGGCGCCGGTCACCTACGGTCCCTTCCTGGAGTACATCGTCGAGCAGGGCGCGGTGATGCCGCTCACGACGATCTACCTGGACGCCGTGGAAGGCGGACGTGTGGAGGAGGTCTACGTCGAGCAGGGCACGCACGTGGAACAGGGCACCCCGATCCTGCGGCTATCTAACGCCAACCTGCAACTCAACGTCATGCAGCGCGAAGCCGAGCTCTTCCGCGAGGTGAACGCCCTGCGGCAGACGCGGGTGACGATGGAGCAAAGACGCCTGGAGATGCGGGGGCAACTGGTGGAGCTCGATTTCGAAATGCGGAAGGCCGAACGGGAGTTCGAGCGGCAGGCCGCCTTACTCGAGGCCGACCTGGTCTCACAGCAGGAATACGACGAGGCCAGGGACAACCTCGAGTATCTTACGCGTAAGCGTTCCGTCACCGTGGAGACGCTGCGCCAGGACTCGCTCTTCCAGGCGGTGCAGATCCAGCAACTGGAGGAATCGATCGATCGGCTGCAGCTTAACCTGAACATGGTGAAGGAGAACCAGGAGAACCTGACGCTCCGCGCGCCGATCGCGGGACTTCTGTCCTCGCTCATAGCCGAGGTGGGCGAATCGAAACCCGGCGGGGAGCGGCTCGGCCAGATCGATGTAGAGGGCGCTTTCAAAGTGAGAGCGGCGATCGACGAGCACTACATCGCCCGCATCCGGTCCGGACAAGCCGGCTCCTTCGATTTCGCCGGAGGGTCCTACGACCTGGTGATGAGCCGGGTGTATCCCGAGGTGCTCGAGGGTCAGTTCGAAGCGGACATGGTGTTCCCCGAAGGGATGCCGGAGGGGCTGCGCCGGGGCCAGACGCTACAGGTGCGTATCGCCTTGGGCGAACTGGCGGACGCCCTTCAGGTGCCCCGGGGCGGGTTCTACCAGAAGACGGGCGGGCGGTGGATCTACGTGCTCGATCCTGCCGGCGAGACCGCCGTGCGGCGCGCGATACGGCTCGGAAGGCAGAACAGTCAGTACTTCGAGGTGCTGGAAGGTCTCGAAGAGGGTGAGCAGGTCATTACGTCCATGTACGACAACTTCGGCGACATGGAACGGCTTGTATTGCAGTAA
- a CDS encoding S8 family serine peptidase, protein MRIAVVDSGIDAEHPRLENLRCSGVSFVQDECGRVSTVMDFEDRLGHGTASAAIIYKFCREAEYVAVKIFQNELVSSEKTLSTAISWCIENSIDIINLSLGILTNSPSEELLRVCDEAHYRNIVIVAAGHHNSNNDCYPACYPSTFGVTWGNVPDFRKHGYIPDSPIEFIAKGTIQRVATIDGGYRIRSGTSLACAYFTGIVAAILESHSKMDLTTLKRHLVDNADRNIKPIQFGRQTRQIDFPAVRSSELVAVRKRVFSSRIDQRWVGRLGVFPASEKEMRAFVELPDYASFPVTMYLDYPRNVDFRKLSISKKEESLSPATGPSSNSMEGFDTLVLGYYSDQMFESNIRFGRTLVDKCLLENKNIFAFDFRLQSELQEHMRNHLYNGKVYVPGVTQKLFDDVMEFRYLPPVKVPVLGVIGTSNRQGKFTTQLRVKRIMENAGYRVSYLSSEPQGELFGANMTFPYGYQSAAHIEQEKWQFFLRTYLKGVSEFQRPHAILTGTQGTTIPRGNRDLIIGNEIDTLSFLLGTMPDRFICAVNPQDSIGYIRNVCKVVSVFCKASPIFFVMTPWKRVFKKTETGQTVAKHLTLDEDEKNDCRTRFEEALNKPVIDIMDHKNDGLILRTIEAEFS, encoded by the coding sequence TGCCGTGAGGCAGAATATGTAGCTGTTAAAATCTTCCAGAATGAGTTGGTTTCATCAGAGAAAACACTAAGTACCGCTATCTCATGGTGTATCGAAAACTCAATTGACATCATTAATCTCTCACTTGGCATTCTTACCAATTCACCCTCTGAAGAGTTATTGCGCGTATGCGATGAAGCCCACTATCGAAATATCGTCATAGTTGCTGCTGGTCATCACAACTCCAATAACGATTGTTACCCCGCCTGCTATCCATCAACCTTCGGTGTCACCTGGGGTAACGTCCCTGATTTCAGAAAACACGGTTACATACCAGATTCGCCCATCGAGTTTATCGCAAAAGGTACGATTCAACGTGTGGCGACTATCGATGGCGGGTACCGAATACGAAGCGGTACCAGCCTTGCGTGCGCCTATTTTACTGGCATAGTCGCAGCAATCCTCGAATCGCATAGTAAAATGGATCTGACCACTTTAAAAAGACATCTGGTCGATAACGCGGACCGCAATATCAAACCAATACAGTTTGGAAGACAGACAAGGCAAATCGATTTCCCCGCAGTACGAAGCAGTGAATTGGTGGCCGTACGAAAACGGGTTTTTAGTAGCAGAATAGATCAGAGATGGGTCGGCAGACTCGGGGTATTTCCTGCTAGCGAGAAAGAAATGCGGGCATTTGTCGAATTACCTGACTATGCCTCGTTTCCAGTCACGATGTATCTGGACTATCCGAGGAATGTTGATTTCAGGAAACTTTCCATATCGAAAAAAGAAGAATCCCTTTCGCCAGCAACGGGTCCGAGTTCGAATTCCATGGAAGGTTTTGACACGCTGGTCTTGGGATACTACTCGGATCAGATGTTTGAATCGAACATCAGATTTGGTCGTACACTTGTAGATAAGTGCCTGCTGGAGAACAAAAACATCTTTGCATTTGATTTTCGCTTACAATCAGAATTGCAGGAACATATGCGTAACCACCTCTATAACGGTAAAGTATATGTCCCGGGCGTTACCCAGAAACTGTTCGATGATGTTATGGAGTTCAGATATCTACCACCAGTTAAAGTACCTGTATTGGGGGTGATCGGTACAAGCAACCGACAAGGCAAGTTCACCACACAACTTCGTGTTAAGAGGATTATGGAAAACGCAGGATACAGAGTTTCATACTTGTCTTCTGAGCCGCAGGGCGAACTTTTTGGTGCGAACATGACTTTCCCTTATGGCTATCAGTCTGCGGCGCATATTGAACAGGAAAAGTGGCAGTTTTTTTTACGTACATATCTGAAAGGAGTATCAGAGTTTCAGCGCCCACACGCGATTCTGACGGGCACTCAGGGTACAACCATTCCACGCGGGAACAGAGACTTAATCATCGGGAACGAGATCGACACACTGAGTTTTTTATTAGGGACAATGCCTGATCGCTTTATCTGCGCAGTCAATCCGCAGGACTCGATTGGGTATATACGCAACGTCTGCAAGGTCGTTAGTGTATTCTGCAAGGCAAGTCCCATATTCTTTGTTATGACCCCTTGGAAACGTGTTTTCAAAAAAACCGAGACCGGACAAACCGTTGCTAAACACCTCACTCTGGATGAAGATGAAAAAAACGACTGTCGAACGAGATTTGAAGAGGCCCTGAACAAGCCAGTCATAGATATCATGGATCACAAAAACGATGGTTTGATTCTGCGCACTATAGAGGCTGAATTCTCGTGA
- a CDS encoding ABC transporter ATP-binding protein — protein sequence MVHSKELKSLLIPRALIENVYHVLGFCCVAAVLVILNIIKPLIFSRIVDMGLVAQDWSIVKEQCLYFAGIAVLIATASFCQGVLASVISNRVGVIAKKAVTEKLYKLGYAFYQKFGTGDILARVDGDTEQIRNFLMTILYYSMTSLLGFIAAVVFVGYVEWRMLVASFVIVPFVGLRMYMFRSVTLNSNLKVSEDRATSIEQMTSGIQNIIHLRQINLDAWSLDKIKKGFQALKRSSIIRDSWMQGGDAVTMLLMAIGYIITIGYGGLLVVEGSLSVGYLFAFLTLRDRFNAPVYFITQSYQSYLAAKASLQRISVFYENEEEDGISQSSKSNGSLKFDHVEYRNCVFGYNGQNPCLEVNAIFNTGWNTIYGNNGTGKTTVLRLLLKLVKPAEGKILIDDTDIARFNNQEWRHCISAMPSDTYLFSGTIRENIRLFDDTINDHEIVRILNDLGIEEDKLEGYAYLDFVVSDGGRNVSDGQRQKIALARVLVQDSPIVVLDEPFSHFDGPSKQSIQYYLKRKLTDKIVVCVSHDDVSEITDRAFEIKNGNLVHT from the coding sequence ATGGTACATAGCAAAGAGTTGAAATCACTACTCATACCCAGGGCGCTTATTGAAAACGTCTATCACGTGTTAGGCTTTTGCTGTGTTGCAGCGGTCCTGGTGATACTGAACATCATTAAACCGTTGATTTTCTCCAGAATAGTTGATATGGGGCTTGTCGCCCAAGACTGGTCAATTGTAAAGGAACAGTGTCTGTACTTTGCCGGAATAGCCGTTCTGATTGCGACAGCGTCATTTTGCCAGGGAGTACTGGCCTCCGTAATTTCCAATCGTGTCGGAGTAATCGCCAAAAAAGCCGTCACGGAAAAACTGTACAAACTTGGGTATGCTTTTTACCAGAAATTTGGAACCGGTGACATTCTCGCAAGGGTTGATGGGGATACCGAACAAATTCGTAACTTCCTCATGACCATCTTGTACTATTCCATGACTAGTTTGTTAGGATTCATTGCTGCTGTAGTGTTTGTTGGCTACGTGGAGTGGAGAATGTTAGTAGCAAGTTTCGTGATTGTGCCTTTCGTTGGATTGCGCATGTACATGTTCAGAAGCGTTACGCTAAACTCCAACTTGAAGGTATCTGAAGACCGCGCAACGAGTATTGAACAGATGACATCAGGTATACAGAACATAATCCATCTCAGGCAAATCAACCTCGACGCATGGTCGCTTGATAAGATAAAAAAGGGATTTCAAGCATTAAAACGGTCATCGATAATCAGAGACAGTTGGATGCAAGGCGGCGATGCCGTCACCATGCTGCTTATGGCGATCGGGTATATCATTACTATCGGCTATGGTGGACTGTTAGTAGTAGAGGGAAGTCTGAGCGTAGGATATTTGTTTGCGTTTCTCACGTTGAGAGATCGTTTTAACGCACCGGTTTACTTCATAACTCAATCATACCAAAGCTATCTGGCGGCTAAAGCTTCACTACAACGAATTTCCGTATTCTACGAGAATGAAGAGGAGGATGGGATCTCTCAATCATCAAAATCGAATGGTTCGCTGAAATTCGACCATGTAGAGTACAGGAATTGTGTCTTTGGCTACAACGGCCAAAACCCCTGTTTGGAAGTTAACGCGATATTCAATACTGGTTGGAATACTATCTATGGAAACAATGGAACGGGAAAAACTACAGTTCTAAGATTGCTGTTGAAGTTGGTAAAACCTGCTGAAGGCAAAATACTAATTGATGATACCGACATAGCAAGATTTAACAATCAGGAATGGCGGCATTGCATAAGTGCAATGCCCTCAGACACCTACCTCTTCAGTGGCACCATTCGTGAGAACATTCGGCTATTTGACGATACCATTAATGACCATGAAATTGTCCGCATACTAAATGATCTAGGTATTGAAGAAGATAAGCTGGAAGGATACGCATACCTGGATTTTGTAGTATCTGATGGCGGAAGGAACGTATCTGATGGTCAACGCCAGAAAATAGCACTTGCACGAGTACTGGTTCAAGATTCCCCGATAGTAGTTCTTGACGAACCTTTTTCTCACTTTGACGGACCATCTAAGCAATCGATTCAATACTATCTAAAACGAAAATTGACAGACAAAATCGTCGTCTGTGTATCGCACGATGATGTGTCAGAAATAACCGATCGCGCATTCGAGATTAAAAATGGGAATCTTGTACACACGTAA